CGGGCGAGGCGCCGCTGTCGATGGTGTCGTCGTCGGTGGGGTCGTACAAGGTGTTGACGGCGAGCGCGCTGGACCGCGAGCAGGCGTCCGAGCACCGAGTGACGGTGGTGGCCAGGGACCGGGGCAGCCCGTCGCTGTCGAGCCGCGCGtcgctggtgctggaggtgtcggacgtgaacgacaacgcgccggtgtTCGAGGAGGCGGCCTACAGCGCCTACGTGGcggagaacaacgcggcgggcgcgccggTGGTGCGCGTGCGCGCGCGGGACGCGGACGCGGGCGCCAACGGGCGCGTGAGCTACTGGCtggcgggcggcagcgcgggcgcgGCGCCCTACGTGTCGGtggaggcgcggagcggcgcggtgtACGCGCAGCGCTCCTTCGACTACGAGCAGTGCCGCGAGTTCGCGGTGGCGGTGCGGGCGCAGGACGGCGGGGCGCCGTCGCGGAGCTCCACGGCCACGGTGCGCGTCTTCGTGCTGGACCGCAACGACAACACGCCGCGCGTGCTCTGGCCGGCGGCGGGAGCGTCGGGGTCAGGAGCGTCGTCGTTGCCGGCGGCGTTCGAGGTGGTGCCGCGTTCGGCCGAGGCCGGCTACCTGGTGggcaaggtggtggcggtggacgcggacgcggggcGCAACGCGTGGCTGTCGTACGAGCTGGTGCAGGCGTCGGAGCCGTCGCTgttccgcgtggggctgcacagcggcgaggtgcgGACGGCGCGGGCCGTGTCGGAGAGGGACGCGGCGAAGCAGCGTGTGGTGGCCGTGGTGAAGGACCACGGGCAGCCGGCgctgtcggccacggccacgctgcacgtggtgctggccgagagcttgcaggaggcgctgccggagctgagcgagcgggcggcgggcgccgaCTCGCCGGCCGAGCTGCAGTTCTACCTAGtgctggcgctggcgctgctCTCCGCCCTCTTCCTGCTGAGCGTGGCGCTGGCcgtgctggcgcggctgcgccgggccgggccgcccgccgtgctgcgctgcctgggcgCGCAGCGCTTCTCCGTGCCCGGCGCCGCCTTCCCGGCCGACTTCTGCGAGGGCACCTTGCCCTACTCCTACAACCTGTGCGTGGCGCCGGCCCGCGCCGTGGCCGAGGGCGcttggctgccgccgccgctgcccagcGTGCCCGCGGAGGAGCTGCTCGGCGCGGAGCCCTGCGGGAAGCCGAGCCCGAGCAGCAGCGCCGGCGCTGGAGAGCCGCCCACCGACGCCGACGCCCCGCAGGTTTGTAAGCCTTCTCGCTCTCgctgttttctttgatttgtGCTGAACCTCCGTGCCTATTCCCCCGGGCCTGGGTGGAGGGAATGGGACATGGTGTTGATGGGGAGTGCTGGTCTGTGTGTCCGTGAAGAAATGAGAGATCGGGGTAACTCCTTTCAATTCGAAGCAGGCCGTTAGCCGTGCTCTCCTTGGTTTATGGGTGCTCACGGGTTGAGTTTCAGCTGAGAGGTTTTGTCTCCAAGTCTTGTGCTGCTTATGAGTATGAGACAGTAAGGGTGAAGGCGAATGCTTACTGTGTAGAATGAGATCCGCTGATTCTTCGTGACAGACTCTCGCTTGAAATATGCAGTTTGAGGCGTCTCCTTGCTGATCGATAATTCCGAAACTGTGTACTTGGATCTGGTTGATAGACGGACAGAAACCTGTTGATTAATGGTTTTTCAATATTGGACTCCCAAAGGAAACGTGCGTGTAGGTCCATGAATGGAGAAGAGACATATTCTTCGTCCCTAGAGAAAGCAGAGTGTGTCGCACAACGTTTTGGGgaatgctgctgcagaaatggcagCAGTAATAGGACACATTAACGTTGCGTGTCTGGGGATTGCTGATCTTTGTCTCCGTGGAAGAACGGGGTATCCCCCTTCCACTCACAGCGGGAATCTACTGGCGGCAATTTTTGGTTCTTCGGTGGTCACAGGTTCAGGCGAGAGGTTTAGACGAGAACTGTCGAATGACTTACTAAGGGTGAACCCGTTAAGAATTAAGAATTCTGCATGACGGAGTCGGGAAAGTGTGGTGGACGCTGGGTGTTACAAATTcttccttcctgattttttttctgaaacggCTGTACTTGGACCTGGTTGATAGGTGAATATAAAACCCCTGGTTAATgctgttttgcaaaagaaaggtgtgtggggctccatGAATGGAGTTGTTGTTAGAGGTTGTTCTTACCTAGTGAATACTCACGTTTTTTAGATATGTTCCCTCTCGTCTTGTTGGGGAAGGCTGCTGGAGAAATGGTAGCATGAACGAGACGGATGAATTTTGTCCAGGCATGATTTTTCCGAATTACCTGTGctgttatttctctctctttttctttttttgttcttccataccctttggtttttccccctttttaaccTTCCTAATGTGCCTTTCATACACAAGTTGATATATAGAATgggatctgaaagaaaaaaagaatcgcATTTAGTTTTTCTGAGGCtatcttctctcctcttttctcaaAGAGAGGTGTTTGGACCTGGTTGATCGCCTTGAGAGGGGAATGCTAGACTGAGCAACTTATAAGCCACTTGTTGAAAGAGTTGTGTCTGCCTGTTTACAAGGGGAGGGCTCTACCCATCCTGAGAACATATATAAATCGACAGTGAAATACTAAAATGAGAGCAATTAGGCACTTGAATGAAGTCCATTTGCACCTTAACAAATGGTCCGTGCGGAGCTTAGGGTCTTCCGCTGTCCTACTGTAGTTGGTGGAAAAGGTGTCCTACCAACGTAAAGATTAGAGAATTGGATGAATGAGTTACTAATAAAGACCAGTCTTATGCATCAGAAGCATCAGAAACCCCgtggtttctgaaaaaaatcaaagtccttCCCGCTGGTATTAATGAGCCTGATATCTCAGGTTCTGCGCGGCGTGGTCGGTGTTTATATCACGTTTTGCATAGAAGAGCCTGTTATGTTTTGCTGTCCTCGTTTGAATGATTCAAGCATGCCTGCTACAAAAATTCCTGAAGGGGACGGTGATTTTGGAGGAATGGGATGAAACTGGTAATAATCTACAGGTCATATTACGAAACAATATTTTACTTCCTATCTATTGCCATTAGCAAGTCATTTTTCCTGTGCGGTAAAGATAACATGCATAGTTAAAGAAAGGTACGGCTTAGAGAAAAGGCAATGCTGGAAATCCCCGCTCATCCTTTGAGGGAGGATCTTCCTTGTTGCTTTGTTCCATTGGTCGGGATGTGGGGAATTATTGTAGCTGTATGACGCCCTTTCGATTTCCAGAAAGGGAGAGCGAGAAGAAATTCAACTACGACTGCTACAAAAGCTGTGTAATTCGTGGTGGAGACAACGTGATTTCGGACTAATGGGATAAGGGTAGCAGTATTTTGCACGTCACATTCAGAAAGATTTATAGATATAATATACCACCGTTACAAAACGTGTATCCCGTGCAGTAGAAATAACACAAAACCGGAGGGCTTGTTATTACTTTCTGCTGGTCGTGGTCTCCTCGAGGATAACAGAAGAGATGTGCTGAAGAAAAGGGTTTGCAGGAGATCCGCGGTGGCCGGGAAACGATGTGTCCGTGTTGAGTGTCCCGTCGGCGCGTGCTGCCCGTGGGAAAGGGTGGCGGGCAGCGCTGGTCAGGGCTGGGTGGCTGCAGTGCCGGGAGGAAGCTGCGGGCGCCGCTGTTGACCGAGGAGGAGCGAGAGGAAGGCCGGAGCGGTGCAGGCAGCCCCGCCCGCTGCGGCCCGGCTCCCTGGCTCGCTCACTAGGCTGGCTCGGGCGGTCGATCGGTCTGGGAGCGTCCGCGCGGTGTGGAGCCGTGGTGCAGCGAGGTGGAGGGTCCGGCGGCAGCATCCTGGAGCGGCGAGACGGGAACGGAGCCGGATAATCAGCCATCGGGAGGCGACATAGCGGGCGGTGGTGTTGCGGTGCCGGCGGTGCTGCAGCGGCGATGTTTGCGGCGGGGAGGTACTGCGGGCGGCGGGCTCGAGCCCTGCTGTGGTGCGTCCTGATGGCGGCGTGGGAGGCGGCGTGGGGGCAACTGCGCTACTCGGTTGCCGAGGAGATGCCGAAGGGCTCGTTCGTGGGCGACGTGGCCAAGGACCTGGCGCTGAAGCTGCCAGCGCTCCAAGACCGCGGCGTCCACCTCTTGGACAAAGGTAGGACGCAGTATTTTGCCCTGCACGGGAAGACGGGACATTTAGTGACGGCGGAGAGGATagacagagagcagctgtgccGGCTACTGGAGAAATGCGTGCTGCGCTGTGAGGTGATAATAGAGGGAGAAATGAAGGTTCATGGAATCGAAGTGGAAATCAGGGACATTAACGACAACGCCCCCAGCTTCCGAGAGAAAGAAACGCAACTTAGACTTAACGAGATGACAGCTCCGGGCTGGCAGTTTCCCCTGTCCGAGGCTCACGACCCGGACGTGGGACGGAATTCCCTGCAGAGGTACGAGCTGAGCGGTGACGAGCACTTCTCGCTGTCCGTGCAggcgggccccggcggggaccAGCGTCCCGAGCTGGTGCTGGCGAAggcgctggaccgggaggaggCGGCGTTTCACGAGCTGGTGCTGAGGGCGAGCGACGGCGGCGAGCCGCCGCGGACGGGCACGGCGCGGATCCGCGTGGCGGTGCTGGACgccaacgacaacgcgccggcgtTCAGCCAGGCGGAATACACGGTGCGTGTGGCGGAGGACGTGCCCGTGGGCTCCGCCCTGCTCACCGTCATGGCCACCGATGCCGACGAGGGTATGAACGGTCACATGAAATACTCGTTGAAGAAAGTGACGGATATGGCATCGGAGATTTTCCATCTGGATACTGAGACGGGAACGATCACGCTGTTGCGGAGCCTGGACTTCGAGGAAGGCGACTCGTACGAACTGGAGGTGCAGGCACGGGACGGCGGGGGCCTTTATGACACTGCGAAAGTGGCGATCACAGTGACAGATGTCAACGACAACGCACCCGAAATGACAGTGTCGTCGGCGCTAAACGCGATCTCTGAGGACGCCCCGCCGGGGACGGTGGTGGCCCTGCTGCACGTGCAGGACCGCGACTCGGGAGCTAACGGCGACGTGACGTGCTTGCTGGAAGGCAGCGTCCCATTCCTTCTGGAGAAGACATTTGAGGACTACTACCGCGTGGTGACTGCCGAGGTGCTGGACCGTGAGGCGGTGTCAGAGTACAACGTGACGGTGCGGGCGTCGGACGGCGGTTCGCCGCCGCTGTGGAGCAGCGCGGTGCTGTCGCTGCGGGtgctggacgtgaacgacaacgcgccggtgtTCGCGGAGGCGCGGTACAGCGCGCGGGTGGCcgagaacaacgcggcgggcgcgctgGTGCTGACGGTGCGGGCGGCGGACGCGGACTGGGGTCAGAACGCGCGCGTGCGGTACCGGCTGTGGGAGGGGCGCGTGCGGGGCGCGCCGCTGTCGTCGTACGTGTCGGTGCACGCGGAGACGGGCGCGCTGTACGCGCTGCGCTCCTTCGACTACGAGGAGGTGCGCgaggtggggctgtgggtgcgggCGGAGGACGGCGGCGCGCCGTCGCTGAGCAGCAACGTGTCGGTGCGCCTGGTGATCGtggacgagaacgacaacgcgccgcagGTGCTGTACCCGCCGTCGGCGTCGGGCGCGGGCTGGGCGGGCGTGGAGCTGGCGCCGCGGTCGGCGGAGCCCGGGGCGCTGGTGgccaaggtggtggcggtggacgcggacgcggggcAGAACGCGTGGCTGTCGTACGAGCTGGCGAAGGCGACGGAGCCGGCGCTGTTCCGCGTGGGGGtgcacagcggcgaggtgcgCACGGCGCGGGTGCCGCTGTCCCGCGACGCGGCGCggcagagcctggtggtggtggtgaaggaccacgggcgtccggcgctgtcggccacggccacgctgacGGTGGTGCTGGCCGAGAGCGTGGGCGAGCTGCTGTCGGAgctgggcagcgcggcggcggcggcggcgggcgagccgTCCGTCAGCCTGACGCGCTGGCTGGTGCTGGCCGTGGCGGccgtgtcctgcctcttcctcgccttcctgctgctgctgctggcgctgcgccTGCGGCGCTGGCGCCGCTCGCAGCtgctggcggcgggcagcggcgccttGCGCGGCGTCCCGGCCTCGCACTTCGTGGGCATCGACGGCGTCCGCGCCTTCCTGCACTCCTACTCGCACGAGGTGTCGCTCACCGCCGACTCGCGCAAGAGCCAGCTCCGCTTCTCGGGCGGCAGCTGCTGCGACACCCTCccggcgcgcccgccgcccgaCGAGCCCGCGCCGCTGCTCGCCGAGGACGCCGACGGCGCCCGCCGCGCcgaccccgccgctcccccggtgAGTTCCTCCCACCACGCTTGCTCTGCCACGCCTCCCTCTCCCGCTTCTCTGTCCTTTCCCATCTGTGTTCTCTGTCGTGTCTGTAGGATGAGGTTTCGTTACAAGAAAGGCAAAGCTTCGTTTCTCCTTTTGTCCCCTGACATGTGTCAGTATTAGCTCTTCTGAACCGATGTATTGCATGATCAGTAAAAGGCAGTTTTCGTTATTAGCAGGGTCCGCTATCTTCCCGACAGCACCTGTGCTTGAGTAGGATGAGAGTGTTTTGGAAGGGACTGTTAATGGCTCCCTGTATAACTCAGCTGCTCGTCGTTTGCACTGTTCTCAGCCTTTCTGTTTCTCCATGATAACGGGGTGAGCAACGATATGTCTTTGTATTCGTTAGTGCTTTGATCTTTGTGCACTGGGTGGAGGAAGGGACTGGGCAACAAATGGTCCCTTGTCGATGTCTGTCTGCCTGATTTGAAGATGAAGGACAACCGTAGAAGTTGTGACTATTTGTGAAGGTCCTTGGGTGGTTGCATATGAAGGGATATTGGAGGAAATGGGAGATGTATTTTGCTGATTCCCTTTCTTTTAAGTTTGACTTCTTTGAAAGAGAGCTAGATGTGTCTTGGCTTGACGATACATGCTATGGAAAGAGCCacaggagggtgggaggggagagattcAAGGTACGGGAGGAGACGTAAGGAGGGGGCTTGGCCCTGTGAAGATGTTCACTGACTCCGTCTTTTCTGGAGGACAGCTCCTCATTTACATTTAGAACCACCATGTGTCTTCCCGGAAGGCTGTTGAGTAGACAAATATATGTTCCGTCTTAGTACAGTGACGTAAAGATATTGATGTGAAGTCCACGGGTGATTCTGGTGCGTGTTGAAGAGAACTGGTCTGGGCAACTGGACCTTTGATGTTATATGCTTTCAAATTATGAGTGTCAAAGGACACCATGCAAGTTGTGAATGGTTGGAGATGACAGTCCTGGGAGTCTTCGTGAGGGTCTGTTGAAGGACACAAGAGATTTGCAGTGTTCCCTGTTTAGTGTCCATGTGTGTTGTCATGCAATTGCATCTTCTGAAAGAATTTTTGCTAGCACATATATTATTCCAGCTGTATTGGGAGCCCTGGGtggtttttcctgtgtttctgtgtCATTGCAGGGTGTCATCAATTCTTAACTAACAACTGAACTGTGTAGTTAGGAGAAATGTCATAAAGGGAGCTTTATGAAGAACAAACTGTATTCGTTTTCTACTAAATACCTGAATTATGTACCTACTGTAAGTTCCATAATCTGGAAGAGTATGTTgtgatctcttcctttctgcatgtGTCAGCTGGGCTATTCTTTCTGACAATGTGTGGAAGATCTCATCTGCTATATTTGTCTGACTGTCCCGTATGTGGCTTTCATGTTTACGGCTGTAAAGGGAAAGACTTCCGtagacatgtttttttttaaaaaatgtcagtgGAAGAAATGCTCCTTTTTGTCACATGCACATGGACAGAAGTCAAATACTATGCATGATAAAGAGAAGTTGTCTGTGtgtcttttctttcagtggaGTGTATTTCCAAATTTGGAAGATCAGGGTTTGTTACTAGACTACCTAAAATGAATCTGAAGGTGTCTCATTTTTGGATATCACACTACTCATATTCCAGCTGGCCAAGTCGTGGGTTCATCAGTTTGCTTTCCTGTTGCATGATGTTTCCCATGAGTGGTGGTTATTGCGCACTGATGTCGATTTTATATTAAAGTTTGAGAGTGACCTGTCTTCCAAGTTGCCCAACGCGCTGTGTCAGATGATGCTCTCTTTGGGGTGATACTTAGGTGACTGGGTCTCTCTTGAAGTTACAAATCACTTATGCCCTTGAGAACACTTGTCATTTTTTCAAATGAGTATGATGAGCAGAGAAATCTCTTTGCATATGTCCATGTTGCGATCCTTGCTGTCTGTAAGGAGAAGTTGTGTGCGCAACTTTTTCTTCAATGGTGTCTGTCTGCAAAGGTCATTTTCACATTGAAGATGTTTGGTCAGGGTGAAAAGTTCTGTCTGCGCTGAGACAGGTCAGGTGAAAAAGTTTGCTGTGGTATAATTAGAAATCCTTGTTGTGATCCTTGTTctccatattttttaatttgggttgtattattattattattgttattacttttattattactactactattattactattattactattattattgttattgtctAGATGTAAATCTGGGCCTCATTTTGTCTTGTAACCTTTAAAACCTTAAAGGAGCTCTTGTGGTTGTTGGGCTGGGAGAGCAATGTGCATTCATTCCTTGAAGTTGTTTAGCTGCCAAGACAAGGACTTTGATGGACTCTGTTTGCCTAAGGTGTCACTGAATGTAATGGTCTTTTGCCTGTGGCTGCTGTTTGGACAAAATATTGGATACTGTCTGTGGTCAAGTAAAGGctgtgaaagcagaggaaggagggtgAGAGGCTGGCTCTGAGCCATGCAAATAGGTGTGTCACTGTGGATTTGGCTGAGCAGTGGTTTGATTTCATGGCTGCTGCTGAGGCCTGTGCCATTCATGTGGTGATCGGAGATTCCCTGTCCTGAAAAACCATAAAGTATTTGCACAATAAAAGGACACGTAGAATGATGATGCATGGGCAGAAGGGTCATAATTCCTGCGTGAAAGCTCCTTTATGCATCTATATTTCCTTGGAGAACAACTATGTGGAATTTTATCATAGATGTAATTACACTTTCTTTCAAGCCTTTGTGTCCTGCAAGGTCATGGTTCATTTTCCCCATGGCTGCATACCTCTTTTGAATTTGAAACTGTGGGTATTGTTttgtagcaaatattttcttcccttgtcaaGCCTTCAGCCACCTGAAGAAACCTAGGATGACTTACCTTGAGATAGAGGCCTATGATAAGTCTTTCCGTTTACAACTCTGTATTTGTCTGCAGATGAACAGGCTACAGAGTAGAAAAGTTGATGAGAACTGATGACTATTTCTTAAAATGAACCCTTGTACGATGCAGTCCAGAGGAAGACCTTAGGTTTGCACTTGTGCTTGAAACATCAGTGATTTGCAGGTGCTCAGGGGGATGAATTTCAACAccagcagtgaagactgagaagACTTCCCGGTGAGCTTCTCTGCAAGACTTTGTCTTTAATGGTTCCTTGCCTTCCTGATCTGATTTTGTTCAGCTCCTGGTTTCCTCTGTATGTAGGTTAAGTTTGAagtagtggcatatcttcatttaTCCACGTGTTGTGCGCTAGTGCCTCTTGCTCATCCTTCTGTTTTTGTGGAAGGCAGGAGATGTGAGGTTATATTTGTGTTCTGGTTGTGTTAGGGAGAGGGGATTAAAGCATGATGTCAGTAGAAGTGCCATCTCTGTGGAACAGTGTGTGTGataaaagaggggaggaaattCCCCAGAAGTTGATTGTTAGATTTTCCCCAGTCTCTGTTGGATGAGTGCTCCTCTTTTAGTTCAGACATTTCAGTTCCTTGTGCTCAATATGTTTGGGCTAAGAAATATTATTACAGCTTTTCTGTTCATTTGTGTCTGTTTTTAACTCTTGCCTCGATTGTCATGAGCTAGAGCCATTCCTCAGGGTGTCTGATGAAATGGGGAAGGTCAGATTGCTTCTAATTGTCTGAGTGCAGGGGCACTTCCTGTGCCCACCTTGAAGGGTCACAGCTGTAAGAAGGGCAGCTGTTGTGTGCATACCTGTGCTGCCAGAGGCACACTTGTTTgtagggaaagaaagcaaagccatTTCTACTGCAGTCTTCAAAATGCAGAGTGGCAACCCAGCCCAGCCAAGGTTTCCATGAACAGAGTAGGGATCAGTGGGGGAACACGTGCAGGGTGTTCCCCACCGCATGTCCCATTGCATGGTGGCCTctgagttggagagatatgggttggACAggtggactgttagatggataaggatctgctggctggctgcatcaaaagagctATAGTCAGTGGCTCAGTGTCCAAGAGGAAACCGGTAACATGTGGTATtcctcaagggtctgtactgTGTCCAATACTATTTAATGTATCTcaataatattttgctgaatgAGTGTCgtggtttcatctgggatggaCTTGACTTTCCTGCTAGCAGCTgctgtagtgctgtgttttgaatgAGGGTTGgaaatagtgttggtaaaacactgacgTTTTTGTTTgagctaagcagtcaaggccttttctgctcctcatgctacccctgccagtgagtaggctggcaGTGTACAAGAAATTGTGAGGGGATACAGCCggaacagctgacccaaactgaccaaagggctattccataccatgtgacatcatgtgcagtatataaagctgggggaagaagaaggaaaggggggatgtttggagttacacCGTTTGTCTTCCCATTAATCCTGATGGAggcctgctttcctggagagggctgaacacctgcctgccaatgggaagtggtgaatgaatttgTGTTTCAGGAGCTTTGCTCGTGTGCTTGAGTGtgtgccttttcttttactttttaaactgtgtttatctcaAGCCATGAGTTTTCTCCCTCTtactcttctgattttctcccccatccagcCCTGGGAGTGAGCAGGCGGCTGCGTGGTCTTAGCTGCAGGCTGGGGTGAAACCACAACAATGACATAAAAAGTTTCTGCTTGCTATGTAGAAGGGCTGAGAGAGTagaggttcttcagcctggagaacagaaggctctggggacattTTATGGCTCCGTTTTATTATATGAAGggggcttctaagaaagatggagagagactttttatcagggcctatTGTGACAGGAGAAGAcacaatggttttaaaatgtaagagggtagattttgattggacataaggaagaaatgttttatggtGAAGGAGGTGAGGCATtggaagaggcttcccagagAAGTAGTGGATGTGCCATCATTGGAAggtttcaaggtcaggttgtatggggctttgagcaatgtgATCTAATGAAGGATGTCACTGCACGTGGCAGAAATGTTGGACTAAATggtctttaaaagtcccttttgatccaaatcattctatggttctatgaaagaCTCAA
This is a stretch of genomic DNA from Larus michahellis chromosome 11, bLarMic1.1, whole genome shotgun sequence. It encodes these proteins:
- the LOC141749895 gene encoding protocadherin gamma-A12-like, which produces MFAAGRYCGRRARALLWCVLMAAWEAAWGQLRYSVAEEMPKGSFVGDVAKDLALKLPALQDRGVHLLDKGRTQYFALHGKTGHLVTAERIDREQLCRLLEKCVLRCEVIIEGEMKVHGIEVEIRDINDNAPSFREKETQLRLNEMTAPGWQFPLSEAHDPDVGRNSLQRYELSGDEHFSLSVQAGPGGDQRPELVLAKALDREEAAFHELVLRASDGGEPPRTGTARIRVAVLDANDNAPAFSQAEYTVRVAEDVPVGSALLTVMATDADEGMNGHMKYSLKKVTDMASEIFHLDTETGTITLLRSLDFEEGDSYELEVQARDGGGLYDTAKVAITVTDVNDNAPEMTVSSALNAISEDAPPGTVVALLHVQDRDSGANGDVTCLLEGSVPFLLEKTFEDYYRVVTAEVLDREAVSEYNVTVRASDGGSPPLWSSAVLSLRVLDVNDNAPVFAEARYSARVAENNAAGALVLTVRAADADWGQNARVRYRLWEGRVRGAPLSSYVSVHAETGALYALRSFDYEEVREVGLWVRAEDGGAPSLSSNVSVRLVIVDENDNAPQVLYPPSASGAGWAGVELAPRSAEPGALVAKVVAVDADAGQNAWLSYELAKATEPALFRVGVHSGEVRTARVPLSRDAARQSLVVVVKDHGRPALSATATLTVVLAESVGELLSELGSAAAAAAGEPSVSLTRWLVLAVAAVSCLFLAFLLLLLALRLRRWRRSQLLAAGSGALRGVPASHFVGIDGVRAFLHSYSHEVSLTADSRKSQLRFSGGSCCDTLPARPPPDEPAPLLAEDADGARRADPAAPPGDYSSH
- the LOC141750021 gene encoding protocadherin gamma-B5-like, with the translated sequence MAVRQSERRRRAFGRAVLLPALLLVLCCRAAAERIRYAIPEELGRGSLVGPLARDLGLSSAELPARKLRLSAEKQYFTVSGESGNLYVSERLDREEMCGESASCSVSFEALVQNPLNVFHVEVAIQDVNDNAPTFSKAALHLEIAEFTSPGTRFPLEMARDADVGSNSLLTYQLTTNPSFTLAIKEGTDGKKQPELVLERELDREKQSTFELVLTAVDGGDPVKSGTVQVRVNVTDANDNAPVFSKSVYEARVRENVPSGSLVVRVRATDADAGSNGRVSYSFGNVPDGVRALFSVESDSGEVRTAGPLDFEEKSKYSFGLEARDSGGLTAHCELQIDISDENDNAPEITVLSVSSPVPEDAPAGTVVALLKVRDRDSGENGQVWCELSGEAPLSMVSSSVGSYKVLTASALDREQASEHRVTVVARDRGSPSLSSRASLVLEVSDVNDNAPVFEEAAYSAYVAENNAAGAPVVRVRARDADAGANGRVSYWLAGGSAGAAPYVSVEARSGAVYAQRSFDYEQCREFAVAVRAQDGGAPSRSSTATVRVFVLDRNDNTPRVLWPAAGASGSGASSLPAAFEVVPRSAEAGYLVGKVVAVDADAGRNAWLSYELVQASEPSLFRVGLHSGEVRTARAVSERDAAKQRVVAVVKDHGQPALSATATLHVVLAESLQEALPELSERAAGADSPAELQFYLVLALALLSALFLLSVALAVLARLRRAGPPAVLRCLGAQRFSVPGAAFPADFCEGTLPYSYNLCVAPARAVAEGAWLPPPLPSVPAEELLGAEPCGKPSPSSSAGAGEPPTDADAPQLVEKVSYQQRESEKKFNYDCYKSCVIRGGDNVISD